In Gadus chalcogrammus isolate NIFS_2021 chromosome 13, NIFS_Gcha_1.0, whole genome shotgun sequence, the genomic stretch TCCTTCCAACTTTGTCTTTGATATATCTATAAGTAGAGAGAGAAACTCAACATACTAGTGCAGTGAGGGAAACACTGACACATACAGTACCTGAGAGGCTAatgcatatttaattaatggACAAGTTCAATATGCAACTTCAATGTGCAAAAGACAATTGTAAagcctatattgctattgcccATGTCATCAAAAgacaaaacatacaaatatgGCTCATGAGCTTCATGATCTCTCAAACCCCCCCAAACCACTAGTTCTAACTCAAAGGTTGAGCAACACTGCTCTGACATACCATGAGCTCCAGGTGGAAGCtcacgctcctcctctccttcatgccCCTGATGCCGCtcacactcctctccctccagatgatgctcacactcctcctctccttcatgccCCTGATGCCGCTCACACTCCTCtcccttctgctgctgctcctcctctccctccagatgatgctcacactcctcctctccttcatgctCCTGATGCTGTtcacgctcctcctctccctcctgctgctgctcctcctcaccctccagatgctgctcactctcctcctctccctcatgctgcAGATGCTGCTCacgcacctcctctccctcctgctcctgatGCTGCTCacgcacctcctctccctgctgctcctcctctctctcctgcacttCATGCTCACAATCCTCTCCCTCAggtgtctcctctgtctgctcTAATATCTTTGCTCTTTTGGGtgggtgaaaaaaaaacaaaatactcTGCTGTCTCCTACCTAGATTAGACATTAACATGAAAGTTATTAGATTAAAGTCACGTAGCTATGGTCTGTAAATTCAAtgttacattcacacacatctgTTTACTATGTTTATGCAATGTTTACTATGGTACTGACGTTGGTACTGATGAACAGCAACCAATGCAAACTAacacaacattttaaaatgaatcTACTAGAACTACcccaaaacaaagacaaataGCTGCTATCGCTAGTTTTGGAACTAGTTGTTAGTTAGCTATGTCTGGAACACGAATAGCGCTAGCGCACCATGCTAGCAGTGGATTATGCTAAAACCAAAAGAAATAATTGGATTCCAAAATTGTGACTCAGTACAGGGCTGTATTGGCTTAGTTTACATGAAAAGGATTGATGATTTTGACCAACCTCTCCCTCCTTTGTTCATTATTTTCACGCCGCTGAAATTGCAATAGGTGAGATTACTCGTGTGGTGCTGGTTGAGACGGTGGTCGCAGTCACGGTGCGTGACTGGCAGAAAGGGCGAAACCATTTAGAAATTCCAGTGGGGGTGAAGTCGGAGGACGTTTTAAAAAGTAGTCTTCTTGGGTGGGTCAGAGAGAAGATAGTAAGCGCATTTATGTGAATAAACCACTATGTTTGAAAACTAGAATTGATACTTTAATTGGAAATAAAATGGGGTGGCAACTGGGGAGGCAAACTATATACCTGGGGTGGCAAATGCCACCCCGTGCCACCCCTTAAAACCGCCActggcgctgcctgctgccggctgcccgctgccgggcgatggtgcctcgcggcaaccggcggcatgtcgcagttcatgtacttcagcgagtcaaagccaaagttcctttccccccaattccttctcaaccatggctcagataacgcCCACAACGGTCTCTTTGTGGAAATACAacacacgtcaaagaaccaacaagaaacacttgcgttacattgtgtgtattcacacacacacatgtggcgctcgcacggtcgagtctcatttgcgggccaacgtctctgggcgggccaggcagtgtaaggggaggagcttagatgcttgatGACGTCCTtaacacagacattccaaatcagcgcacttgagcctccgttttttcaaaggcgagcagaacagctagtgctcgttttacaccaaacgcaagttttagccactgggggaccataggcaggttaggggaactcatatttatgttagaaaacctcataaagtgagattttcatgtcatgggacctttaaaacatgatattcacaataaaaaaactaaaaacaataaGATACATTCCTTTACAAAAGTATTTTGAAAGCATGTAATGAAGTTTTCACTGCTTTATTTCAGTGTTAACTTTCAGAGAACCAGTCCTTCCACATGAATCATGATTGCTAATTCAATGTGCCTAACCGTTTCAGATTTCTCGCTTATAATTTCGATTTTTAGTTTAGCTTAAGGAGAGTATTTTCTCCCATTTTAGATTGAAGAAAGAAAGTACCGTAAGTTATTATAAACCCTGAGAAAATGGACACTAAAAAACGACAAAGATTCCCTTTGTCGTTTTTTAGTGTCCATTTTCTGATTTCTGATTTCTGATTTACCTGGTTGGGACAAAGGACTTGTGATTAGTTATTTTTTAATGCTTTCCTCTAAAGAGTTAATGTCAAGTGCATTTGTTGTACAGGAGGTACTCCAGGTTTTAACAGTGTGCTTTACTTACTATGATATTGATCCAACACAATGCTTTCAGATGGATCTGGCTTGAATTAacggaaaaaaacaaataaagcaaGCAGGCACAAATGTAGTGGAACAGGAAGCTTCAGTTTTCTGTTTTAAGacattttttatcattgtttttaattgacaataaataaaaagatgaaTTATAGTTATATTTGTTGATCTTTGTTTACTTCTCTGTGAAAAAAAATCCATATCAGAACacattctaaccctaaccctaagtaATTAAACAATAGCTATATATTCAAAAATATAAACACTGACGGTACATTAATGCTTTATACAGTTGACTAAAATTAGATAACGATAGgtaatgaataataaaataccGGACACAGGCAGGCTGCATCTTTCCTAGCTGTTATACAATATTTGGCATATTGACAATGTAACattaaataatgcattaatCAACATTCAACCACTATTCAGCACTTAGACCTTATGTCCGACATATTCAGTGCATACAATGTTCTCCCTGTTTTATAAACTTGTGAGCTATGGAAGTATTCTCTTTGTTACATTTTTATGGTGATCACTGGACTAGCCATGAATTTGAGAACCGTTACAGGATTCCCACCGTGAAAACAAACTTTTTTCCAGTCTatcagtgtatgtgtgcatacagTATATAAGATATTTAATTTTCTTGCTCATTCCTGTTTGAATGAAAGTGTATTCAATTAAATATATGCCTTAAGAGCCACATTAACATCTCACAATATGGGTACATACAGAACATTCTAGATTTTAAGGGTATTCAGAGAATCTGAGAGCTTCGAGACAATTCACTGTGATGAGTGCTCCAGTGAGCTGCCTCCACTGTCTAGTAACAGGGTTCTTCATTTTGTCCAGAATTAGGTGGAGATCCTGGATCATGTCTTTATAGCTGTCCCCATAGCGCATGCTCCAGGAATACAGAAAGTCATAGGCAGGTTTCCACATGGACTACAAGAAAAGAGAATTAAAGACTCACAGGAAGCAAATAGGGAAAAATGAAATAACACTGTATATATtgataatattaaatattagtCACTGAGGAGCTAACTGACCTGGGCGTTGATTTCCCCAGTCTTCCCTGCATGTGGAGCCTCATAGTTTGCTATTTGAGTACTGTTGAGTTTTCCAAATTTCTCAGCCAGCTCCCTCCATCTTATACCCAGTTCGACTGCAGTGGACAAGATGACTGTATTCTTCATTAACAGTGCCACCAGACTGACATAGTCCATCTTCAAAAGACCCTTTAATGGCAACGACAATAAAGAAAAGTAAACAAGTGGCAGATATTAGTAGAGCTGATGAAATGCTTtcaagaaaagaagaaaacatTAACAGAAGATTAATAATTCGTACCTGCGTAACCAGCTACATGTTTAATTTGCCACCAATCTGCACAGTTTCGCCCGAAATAAAGACACCTCACCGATATATATACTTACAATCATGAGTTCGTGTTGGAACTTTCTTCTGCTTTTCTCTGCATGACAATCTTCCTTCAGCTTTTCTAGTACACACGCAACCTTGTCTGCCTCGTTTTCCGTATGCCTATGGGTAATGGCATCCAAGGAAAGGTTGGAGTATCCCAGGGCATCAGCAAaggttctccagctggttaTTTGTGAAGTCACCAAGGTCTGGATGGCTGAGTACATGTAAGTTAATTTTTTGAAGGGCAGTGTCATGTTGTACAAAAGGACATCTGTGGTGATATTTATACCAGTAAAGTCCAGCACTTGCTCTCTGGTAATTATCTTAATGTTTTTGCAATGAATTAAGCCCGTCCTTCCTCTGCAGAATCCAATGTACCACTGCTTTTCTTTAAAGTTTCCAATTGACCTAACCATTTCTCTGGAGAGGAGTGCCAAAGTGTCCCCTTTGAAATACTCCAGAAGGTACTCCATCCTAGGCTGACGGAGCACAGACTTTAGGGCCACCCCGTACCACTTAAGGTTCACAGATTTGACCTGGAATTGATGTGATTCTGGAAATACTTCTTCAGGAATAGATGAAGATCTCGCCATCTCCATTCGTCTGGCCAGTTGCTTAGGAGCTACTTTTTCTGACCGTACAGGTGCAGCTGTTGGGGAAGACACCTGGAAATGTGCGATGGTAACAGAGTTTGAGTCCTGCAATTGTAAATCTATGTTGAAGCAAGTCAGTTGTGCATTCCCAGAATGGGATAATTCAAATGGAAAATGCAAAAACTTCCCCAATTTAAGTTTACTTGGTTTGACTTCTTTTCGTTCGTCTTCAGCTTTTATGTTAAATGTTGAATTTGTGATGCCAATGTCAACAAGTAGATCTTCAAATGTTTCGATCTTAAGCTGATGTTTTCCCCAGAGATGCAGCACAACTGGGGGCAGGTTTTTGTTGCCTTCCCGGATGTCTGGAAATGGAAGCCTTGGTGGAATATCATTGTGACGGGAGACAACCATTACCGCCTTGAAAGATGGGTGAATGTACCTGGGACCATATAAAGCAACCATAACGTATGATCAAGGTAGTCCCATACTGATGTTGCAGGGAACTGGATATCAGTGGCCTCTGCAGCGGCGATAGCATAAAAATGGTTCCTAAAATGGTGCAGCTTTATCTGCATGACGTTCTCCTGAATGAAACAGTCGTTGACCTTGCCATAAGGCCCCTCTTTCTTGTCAGATATGAGACCTACCAGTGTGGTCATCACTTGACTCAAAGGATCGTTCTTTACAATTCCATCTAGTTTCAGCTCCAGGGTGATCCCTTCCTTGGTGTTCAGGTTGCTGAGCCTCACTTCCAAAAGTGGACTCATGGtggctgtgtaaagggtgttgAGACAATGAGGAGGGTCAAGGTTAACTTTGAATGAAACTTCTTGAACCTCCCCTGGATGAACGTGACCCTCTGGGATACAGATACTATTTTGTGAGTCTGGTAAACTGACCACGCCTCCATTGTGGTCAATCTTGCAGGCAGCCATAGCGTCAGTGGCCTGTGTTTGAGCCCATCCAGGACTTTGGCTCATCAATCCCAGGTCAAGACATGACCTGGTTAGCTGCCTGTGGCTCAGCCAGGCCATCTTATATGCTTCCCTGTCATTTTTTAGCCACTCAAAGTCTGGGTTCAAAATGGGCTGGGGTGGTTTGTGGTATTTTTCTAGTTTTGATTCCTTTCTCTCAAGTTCATCCAAAATCTCTGAGGCACTTCTCCATCTTCCAGGTCCGTTCCTAAccttgtgtttgtatttcagCCGGTTCCCTACATTGCCCTCATCTGAAGATGTGCTAACTGAATCTTCATTATTGATGTCTTTTAAGTTTTCAGGATCCTGTTTTGCATTTGATACGTTGAACAGATTTTTCTCAGTGCTGGCATGCACAATGTCATCTAAGAAAGGATTGGATCCAGCAAGTTTGTTCCAGAATGGATTTAATGTTCCCAATAGAGGTGTGACCTTTGGTTGTGAAACTGTACATTCAGAATGCTTGGTTGTTTGGGTTGCAAAAATACCTGTAAAACAGGAAAACCTTTAAGGATTTCTCTTTGATGAAACAGACGGATAGAGTTCAAGTACAAGCAATTCACCATTTGATTTGTTGCGTGTGTCATCGTCCGGTTCAATCAATGTCCCCTCCGATCTGCTCCTTATAAGACTGCCAACATGACAGAGAGATCTTGCTCTTCCAGCTTCCATAGTTACATCTGTGATAATAAAGAGTAGTTTGTTGAATATAGCTTTTTTCATAACGAACAATGAAAAGTAGCAGGGTCTTGTGTCAGTGAGGGTAAAAAAATATGGTATTTTGTTTGTAGCAGAGTTGATTAGTAGATTATAGGCCAAACTATAAAAATCAAACGCATTAGGTTACAGCTCTAACCTCTGTCCCAACTGTCCCATCTGATCTCTACTGTAGCAATCTGTCCTGTCCTTTGTTGCTGAACCTGAGATAGGACACTGGGAAAAAATGATTATACATAAAAGATACGATTATATATGTTCCTTGTCCTCTCTTTTTTAAGCACCAGGGGAAGCTCTCCGGAATTTTGATGTACCCGTACCTGTACTTTGACAAATAAAGATCATTcacatttgtacatttgtttGGTACTTCCATAAGGATGGCCAAATAATGTCAGCAACGGGGTACTTGCAACTGGTTGTAGTCTATCTCTATAGAGAGGATTAAGCCTGCGAGATAAACAAAACGTGAACTTTTCAGCATGTCACTTTTTGACAAAGGAACACTGCCCACTCCGGTGAGTCAGTCACTAATGATGTTGTTAAACCAGTGACACAAACAGGTTAATCTTGTCTTTGTCCGTTTTTATTCTCATAACAAGACATAACATactattaataaaatatttgcaTATGGTGGATAGTATCCATATTTCCATTCATTATGCTTCTCTTCTTGTTGCTTATGCTACTGTAAGGTTTATTCCAAAAAACAATTAAAGAAACTGTAGATCTGAAAAGAGTGCATCTCAAAAGTGGGACAAGATATCAGACCTTTGTTGATTGATATTGTTAGAATAACCTAAATTAaaatatagcctacaatattTTGTTAAGCATAAAATAGCCATTATCAgcaacaataaaaatatatgatcaccatcaatttaatttaagatgtgatttatttatttgatcacAAGACTTCAATACAACAATGTTTAGGTAATTTGCCACTTAATatctaataaaaaaacaacattcacataaataaaacattgttttcaCTTACCATACGCGTTGGTTGCAACACCCTGACAATCCAGGTCGACTCACAGGGAGTAGACCTACTACCTCAGTGTCTTCCGACGGGAAGACCTCTCGGTTTCTTCAGACGGGCAGACCTGGCGGTGTCTTCAGACGGGCAGACCTCTTCTCGTTACTTAGGGATCATCTGTTTGCATAGAAGGAATTTTAAGTTCAAATTCATGCGCGCACTTTCGGGTGTTATTATACCCTACAAATGTCCTACTGTACAATGCCCACAGCCCTTCCCTGTTTGCGAACAGGTAGGCCTATTGCTATACAGGAAACCAGGAAAGTGACATTTACCGATAGAAATGTGCAGTATTAACCAACCTTTAATTCCTGTAGACTTGCTGGTCAACCGGCAACAACTATGCTCTATAAAACTTGTAACGCTACAACAAAAGCAAAGTTAACTCAATGTGAATCAGCTGCGGAACAGTTTCAGCGAGGTCATATCTGAGCTCTGACGTAAATATCCGGTTTCGGCTGAGTGTTgaagggagggggcgtgtcATCCATGGGAACGTCACACGCCAACTCTGTGATCTACCGTTCCCGCAagttgtgcttgtgtgcttgcttgtgcgtgtgtgcttgtgcgtgtgtgcttgtgcgtgtgtgcgtgtgtgcttgtgcgtgtgtgcgtgtgtcacacgTAGTATTGaacgcgtcacacacacacgtagtattgaacgcgtcacacacacacacacacacacacacacacacacacacacacacacacacacacacacacacacacacacacacacacacacacagtgtgtgtgtgtgtgtgtgtgtgtgtgtgtgtgtgtgtgtgtgtgtgtgtgtgtgtgtgtgtgtgtgtgtgtgtgtgtgtgtgtgtgtgtgtgtgtgtgtgtgtgtgtgtgtcaacgtgGCGCCAACGTggcgttggcgcgttgggcgcgttactgcgtttacgtgcgtaattacgtgcgtctgacgtgcgtaaaggctggtttatgctcggttacgtaagcgcaagcgcaagaggcccttgcgccccccttgcgcgacttctcacgtcttgcgtgcgtcgggcgatttttctagacttgcgtcattttttacgtaagcttttacgcgagtcgcccagcctgcaaggctgtgattggtttgctggtctggttactacttcctgtctggagtatcacccggcaggctcatatacaaaagcattaacctgaagtgaagttaactttgctgccaacacattatgtcgttttaaaatgtagagtgatatgcacatttatacaaccccaatgatcaacaacttcatcacccctgttcctctgtctgttgccatcattcactgtgtatggggagaacacgatctggcacataaacaaaccaacgactcccacagacaaagacgtcattctcgaggtcgtcttcaacgaaaaactttcctccacatattactccacctactgttctggcggtaaattgcttggcaacacgcgcaacacgcgcaacctaaaagggagcatgaattgctttgagtaaattttgcgcaacaacgtaacaccaacgctgaagcatgcagccgccttaaaggcctccacacaccggcgccgcagcgcagcgtcgcgtattttacgcgcgtcaaaagcacgcccctagcaccaacaggaggcggcgcgaccatagggcgcgacggccgcgctgcagtataaaatcaggaagtcacctgtcaatcaaccgcagcaaagacacgaaacgcaatgggtgagtactagcctattgtagcctagtttatttattttccatctttttggctgaataattggaaaaatgtaggctaatctgcgcagtgaaagtatgttttcaagcatcagatcaact encodes the following:
- the LOC130401698 gene encoding LOW QUALITY PROTEIN: metastasis-associated in colon cancer protein 1-like (The sequence of the model RefSeq protein was modified relative to this genomic sequence to represent the inferred CDS: inserted 1 base in 1 codon), which gives rise to MEAGRARSLCHVGSLIRSRSEGTLIEPDDDTRNKSNGIFATQTTKHSECTVSQPKVTPLLGTLNPFWNKLAGSNPFLDDIVHASTEKNLFNVSNAKQDPENLKDINNEDSVSTSSDEGNVGNRLKYKHKVRNGPGRWRSASEILDELERKESKLEKYHKPPQPILNPDFEWLKNDREAYKMAWLSHRQLTRSCLDLGLMSQSPGWAQTQATDAMAACKIDHNGGVVSLPDSQNSICIPEGHVHPGEVQEVSFKVNLDPPHCLNTLYTATMSPLLEVRLSNLNTKEGITLELKLDGIVKNDPLSQVMTTLVGLISDKKEGPYGKVNDCFIQENVMQIKLHHFRNHFYAIAAAEATDIQFPATSVWDYLDHXVMVALYGPRYIHPSFKAVMVVSRHNDIPPRLPFPDIREGNKNLPPVVLHLWGKHQLKIETFEDLLVDIGITNSTFNIKAEDERKEVKPSKLKLGKFLHFPFELSHSGNAQLTCFNIDLQLQDSNSVTIAHFQVSSPTAAPVRSEKVAPKQLARRMEMARSSSIPEEVFPESHQFQVKSVNLKWYGVALKSVLRQPRMEYLLEYFKGDTLALLSREMVRSIGNFKEKQWYIGFCRGRTGLIHCKNIKIITREQVLDFTGINITTDVLLYNMTLPFKKLTYMYSAIQTLVTSQITSWRTFADALGYSNLSLDAITHRHTENEADKVACVLEKLKEDCHAEKSRRKFQHELMIGLLKMDYVSLVALLMKNTVILSTAVELGIRWRELAEKFGKLNSTQIANYEAPHAGKTGEINAQSMWKPAYDFLYSWSMRYGDSYKDMIQDLHLILDKMKNPVTRQWRQLTGALITVNCLEALRFSEYP